DNA from bacterium:
AACTTCCAGTGTACCCCACCACGACGCGCGTGTGCTCGCCATCAACGGCGTGCACGATGCGGCCGGAGAGCGTACGCCAGGTGAGATCGCGGCCGCGGCCGTTGACCCCCCAGATAATGACGGGGTTACCGCCACTCAGTGCCGTGACGAGCGTGGCTGCGGTGCCGCCTTCGATGACCTCGGCGCGACGGTACGTTCCGGCGACGCGGCCGATGGGGCCTGCGTGCACGCCGTAGCCCGTTTCGCCCATGATGCCGTCCCGTGCGCCGACGAACGCTTCGTCGGGGTCACCCCACGTGCGTATCCCATTCGCCCAGGTGCTCGGTGTCGGATCGTACCCGACGCGCTCGAGGAGCTCGTCCTCCGTCACCGCGATGCCACGGTACGCGAGAACCATTTTGAGCACGGCAACCTCGCACGTGAGCGCGTGGTCCTGCGCGTCGAACGCGATGGCGAGCGCGCGGTACGGCGCGGGCTTGAGCTGGTGATCGTACACGAACTGCCGGAACGACCGCACGACACCCGCGCGGAGGTTCGCATTCTGCGTGAGCGGCGTCGCAGTGGCGAGTGTCATCGAGGCAACGAGTGCCGCGACCGCCCACCGCATCTTCCGCGGCCACTGATCCTCCTCATGGGACATAGGCACGAACCGTCACCGTCGTCCCGCGCACCGTCGCGCTCGGCGCGCCGTCCTGCGCCTCCGCGATGGTCACCTGCGCCGCCCGCCCGAAGTGACGCACGAGCTCCTGCACTTCCGCGTGCGCGCACCGTGCACGCTCCTCCCCACTCCCAGGCACAAGCGTCACCGCGACGAGATCCTTCGGCGGGATCCCCGCGTCGCTGCGGAACTGACGGATGGCGGACACGAGTTCGCGGACAAGCTCGAAGGTCACTGCCTGCTCCGCGTCCTGCGCCCCCCGCTCCGCGTCTCCCTCCGGCCACGGCGCGGCGATGAGCATGTCATCGTGTCCAAGGCGCCGCCACAGCGTCTCTGTCACAAACGGCATCGCCGGATGGAGGAGCTTCAACACCACCTCGAGCGTCTCCGTGAGCGTCGCGAGCTGAATCCTCGTGGCCTTGCTCGCCTCCACGTACCAATCTGCAAAGACATGCCACGCGAAATCGTAGACCTCCTGCGCGGCCTTTGAGTACTCGTGCTGCTCGTAGAAGCGTGTGACATCTTGGATGAGCGTGTTCCGCCTCGTGAGGATCCAGGCATCCGCAATCCCCGGTACGCCTTCACCATCCGCCGCAATCGTGTGCGACGTGTGAGATTTCTCGGAGGACCTCGAAATGACGGAGGGAGAGGATGCGGACGACACTTCGCTCGTCTGCATCGCGACATACCGCGCGATGTTCCACACCTTCGTGATGAACTTCGCGTAGCCCGCGATCTTCTGCTCATCGAGCTTGGAATCCGCACCAGGCGACGTACCGATGAACAGCGCGAGGCGCACCGCATCCGCGCCGTACTTCTCGGTCATATCGAGCGGATCAATGACATTCCCGAGCGACTTCGACATCTTCCGTCCCTTTGCATCGCGCACCAGGCCATGCAGGTACACCTGCTTGAACGGCACCGTACTCAATGCGAACTCCGTCATGAGGATCATGCGTGCCACCCAGAAAAACAGAATATCGTAGCCGGTCTCGAGAACGGATGTCGGATGGAAGGTCTTGAGGTCTTCCGTCTGCTCCGGCCATCCCAACGTCGAAAACGTCCACGTGCCGGCCGAAAACCACGTGTCGAGGGTGTCCGGGTCTTGCTCGTATTCCGCATCACAAAATTCGCACTCGGGCTTTTCTACCGATACGACCAACTCCTTACATTGCTGCACGTCACCCTCATGGCCGTGCTTCGGAACGCACTTCGGTTCGTGGTACCACGCCGGAATTCGATGCC
Protein-coding regions in this window:
- a CDS encoding C39 family peptidase, with the protein product MSHEEDQWPRKMRWAVAALVASMTLATATPLTQNANLRAGVVRSFRQFVYDHQLKPAPYRALAIAFDAQDHALTCEVAVLKMVLAYRGIAVTEDELLERVGYDPTPSTWANGIRTWGDPDEAFVGARDGIMGETGYGVHAGPIGRVAGTYRRAEVIEGGTAATLVTALSGGNPVIIWGVNGRGRDLTWRTLSGRIVHAVDGEHTRVVVGYTGSSDAVEGFHVMDPIYGEQYWELDEFLENWEQLGRQGVIVY